Proteins from a single region of Bacteroidota bacterium:
- a CDS encoding nuclear transport factor 2 family protein yields the protein MTTQQIADRLVALCRNGQMLEAEQELFADDVKSIEPEHSPAKSAHGKIAVLEKGKAFAASIEARHGGAISDPVVGGKYFSISMQLDATFKGAGRMVMDEVCLYEVRDGKIISEQFFF from the coding sequence ATGACAACTCAACAAATTGCTGATCGGTTGGTGGCGCTTTGCCGCAATGGTCAAATGTTAGAAGCGGAACAGGAATTGTTCGCAGATGATGTAAAAAGTATTGAACCGGAACATTCGCCGGCTAAATCGGCACATGGTAAAATTGCTGTGCTGGAAAAAGGGAAGGCTTTTGCTGCTTCTATTGAAGCGCGACATGGCGGGGCTATTTCTGACCCTGTGGTGGGTGGTAAATACTTCTCTATTTCAATGCAACTGGATGCCACTTTTAAAGGTGCAGGCAGAATGGTGATGGATGAAGTTTGTTTGTACGAAGTGCGCGATGGTAAAATTATCAGCGAACAATTCTTTTTCTAA